A stretch of Longibacter salinarum DNA encodes these proteins:
- the rplU gene encoding 50S ribosomal protein L21, protein MYAIVDIKDKQFKVRENETAYVPFHSELNKGDEVVFDRVLLVSDGAGDVTLGTPTIDGAAVHATVVDQVKGDKVIVFKKKRRKRYRVKRGHRQQYTQIRIDALTN, encoded by the coding sequence ATGTACGCTATTGTTGACATCAAAGATAAGCAATTCAAGGTTCGTGAAAACGAGACGGCTTACGTCCCGTTTCATAGCGAACTGAACAAAGGAGACGAGGTCGTTTTCGATCGCGTGCTTCTCGTATCCGACGGCGCCGGCGACGTGACGCTCGGTACGCCGACGATCGACGGTGCGGCCGTGCACGCCACAGTCGTTGACCAGGTCAAAGGCGATAAGGTCATCGTCTTTAAAAAGAAACGCCGCAAGCGCTATCGTGTAAAACGCGGGCACCGTCAGCAGTACACGCAGATCCGCATTGACGCGCTGACCAACTAA
- the rpmA gene encoding 50S ribosomal protein L27 yields MAHKKGMGSTKNGRDSNPKYLGVKAYGGEFVTAGSIIVRQRGTKFHPGQNVGKGGDDTLFAKQTGTVKFSRSRGNRRYVHILPEEA; encoded by the coding sequence ATGGCACACAAGAAAGGTATGGGGTCGACCAAAAACGGTCGCGACTCCAATCCGAAATATCTCGGCGTGAAAGCGTACGGCGGCGAATTCGTCACCGCGGGCAGCATCATCGTCCGTCAGCGCGGCACGAAATTCCACCCAGGCCAGAACGTTGGCAAAGGCGGCGACGACACGCTGTTCGCCAAGCAGACGGGCACGGTGAAGTTCTCCCGCAGCCGTGGCAACCGTCGCTACGTGCACATCCTGCCGGAAGAAGCGTAA
- a CDS encoding aminotransferase class V-fold PLP-dependent enzyme encodes MSLLPPSFRSKYRHPDPANGVDEVVEFRAFTHGLQPETVPAMMEAFTEDWRRFGVDAWNEVPNHWRPDSDDRVGWWSLPTYLADEFVAPLLGVDPGTCILQPHVHWTVQCLLSAPEVAARGTEIVVTDGEFPSVLHSVQQWSDLIDVQPRIVPSQPDGRPDVDAILDAIGPDTAMTAISHVGFTTGALLPDDDVRALVRATHRHEGLFLLDGYHSASTMPLSLTDLDMDVFTGGLLKEASGSAGNAFVYLRDGLDITPRLTGWFGDADPFGFNTQPRPNDDVRRRFLGGTTSVASMYHAVEGVDILLDAGLENVREHSLALSSRAIEHAERLGLSLRSPRAEQQRSAMILIEVENAHALCEYLKTKGVYTDSRKDAYLRMAPFVWNTKAEVDRAFDIIGDAISNGEHLDAPILSTGGPVT; translated from the coding sequence ATGAGCCTCCTTCCCCCGTCGTTCCGATCGAAGTACCGCCACCCGGATCCGGCCAATGGCGTCGATGAGGTCGTTGAGTTTCGCGCGTTCACCCACGGCCTGCAACCGGAAACCGTACCGGCGATGATGGAGGCCTTTACAGAAGACTGGCGCCGCTTCGGGGTGGACGCCTGGAACGAGGTCCCCAATCACTGGCGCCCTGACTCCGACGACCGCGTCGGATGGTGGAGCCTCCCAACCTATCTGGCGGATGAGTTCGTCGCTCCCCTCCTCGGCGTCGATCCCGGCACCTGTATTCTCCAACCACATGTTCACTGGACAGTGCAGTGTCTCCTCAGTGCACCGGAGGTGGCTGCCCGCGGCACCGAGATTGTCGTCACGGATGGCGAATTCCCTTCTGTGCTCCACAGCGTGCAGCAGTGGTCGGACCTCATCGATGTACAACCCCGGATCGTCCCGAGTCAACCGGACGGCCGCCCCGATGTAGATGCTATACTTGATGCGATCGGACCCGATACGGCCATGACGGCCATCAGCCACGTCGGGTTCACGACAGGTGCCCTTCTTCCGGACGACGATGTCCGTGCACTCGTCCGTGCGACCCATCGACACGAGGGACTCTTTCTGCTCGACGGCTACCACAGTGCGTCGACCATGCCGCTGAGCCTCACTGACCTCGATATGGACGTCTTCACGGGCGGGTTGCTCAAGGAAGCGAGCGGTTCGGCAGGGAACGCTTTTGTCTATCTCCGAGACGGCCTCGACATCACACCGCGTCTTACGGGCTGGTTTGGCGATGCGGATCCGTTCGGATTCAACACACAGCCGCGACCAAACGACGACGTGCGCCGCCGCTTCCTCGGTGGCACGACTTCCGTCGCCTCCATGTACCACGCGGTCGAAGGTGTCGACATCCTGCTCGACGCGGGCCTGGAAAACGTACGGGAGCATTCGCTCGCGCTGTCGAGTCGCGCAATTGAGCATGCCGAACGACTCGGCCTTTCCCTCCGCTCTCCACGCGCTGAGCAGCAACGAAGCGCCATGATCTTGATCGAGGTTGAGAACGCACATGCATTATGCGAATACCTCAAGACGAAGGGCGTCTACACAGACAGCCGAAAAGATGCGTACCTGCGGATGGCGCCGTTTGTCTGGAATACGAAAGCCGAGGTTGACCGTGCGTTCGATATCATCGGCGACGCGATCTCCAATGGCGAACACCTCGACGCACCGATTTTATCCACGGGCGGTCCGGTCACCTGA
- a CDS encoding pyridoxamine 5'-phosphate oxidase family protein, producing MNPWTDLDEVCDLVWSEIEAGASDPSHIFRTPTFATTGGKQPQVRTVVLRAADRQERHLIFHTDRRTGKTDDIRSGGRIAWHVWDPERSIQIRLQGDASIHTSDDVADGMWASEPAANLAHYLKSEAPGTGVSAPNDGLPGHLSSHEWSEDDVAAGRSNFAVVRTVIDQIDALHLLRGNHQRAVFAWNAGEKRFDGTWIIP from the coding sequence ATGAATCCGTGGACCGATCTTGACGAGGTCTGTGATCTCGTCTGGAGCGAGATCGAAGCAGGAGCATCCGATCCATCTCACATTTTTCGGACACCGACATTCGCTACGACCGGAGGCAAACAGCCGCAGGTTCGGACCGTCGTGTTGCGGGCGGCCGATCGCCAGGAGCGCCACTTGATCTTTCACACGGATCGTCGAACGGGGAAAACCGACGACATCCGGAGCGGCGGTCGGATCGCCTGGCATGTTTGGGATCCTGAGCGCTCGATTCAAATCCGCCTCCAAGGGGACGCGTCGATCCATACGTCCGACGACGTAGCTGACGGTATGTGGGCGAGTGAGCCTGCCGCCAATCTAGCTCATTATTTGAAGTCGGAGGCACCGGGGACGGGCGTTTCTGCACCGAACGATGGATTACCAGGTCATCTATCCTCGCACGAATGGTCTGAAGATGACGTCGCCGCCGGACGGTCAAACTTCGCTGTGGTGCGCACCGTAATCGACCAGATCGATGCACTTCACCTTCTACGGGGAAACCACCAGCGAGCCGTCTTTGCGTGGAACGCCGGTGAGAAGAGATTTGATGGAACGTGGATCATCCCGTGA
- a CDS encoding RrF2 family transcriptional regulator: MLLSKGCEYGLAGAMYLASIPQKGYVPIRAISEHLDISYPFLTKVLQQLNEAGLLTSMRGPNGGVALSQAPERLTLKEIVIAIDGPELFTECVLGLPGCGHEKPCPLHDQWGEVRDHLDGLFGGLSLAEAVGREADIMEGLDFPCRGRRASPGR, from the coding sequence ATGCTACTCTCGAAAGGATGCGAATATGGACTTGCCGGGGCGATGTATCTGGCGTCGATCCCACAGAAGGGATATGTTCCTATCCGGGCGATCAGTGAGCATCTGGATATCTCCTACCCGTTTTTGACGAAAGTACTCCAGCAGCTCAATGAGGCTGGATTGCTTACGTCTATGCGGGGACCCAATGGAGGAGTAGCTCTTAGCCAAGCGCCAGAGCGATTGACTCTGAAGGAAATCGTAATCGCTATCGACGGCCCGGAGCTCTTCACCGAGTGCGTGCTCGGGTTGCCTGGTTGTGGGCACGAAAAGCCGTGTCCGCTGCACGACCAGTGGGGAGAGGTGAGAGACCACCTGGATGGATTGTTCGGTGGGCTTTCGCTCGCCGAAGCGGTTGGGCGAGAGGCGGATATTATGGAAGGGCTGGATTTCCCATGCCGAGGCCGGAGAGCGTCACCGGGACGGTGA
- a CDS encoding fumarylacetoacetate hydrolase family protein, whose product MKITLPGSKETLNVGKILCIGRNYAKHAAEMKSDVPDQPMVFLKPSTAIIRSGGVVVLPQQSQDVHHEVELVAVIGEGGRNIPRDEALHHVAAYAVGLDMTARDIQSVAKANRHPWSVAKGFDTFAPLGPLTPADQIGDPQDLSISVEVSGETRQSGETKDMIFPVAELIHYTSTIFTLEPGDLIYTGTPDGVGPVEDGDVIEARLTGCSPLLVRVARQAD is encoded by the coding sequence ATGAAGATCACTCTACCCGGTTCGAAAGAGACGCTGAACGTCGGAAAGATTCTCTGTATCGGCCGCAATTATGCGAAACATGCGGCTGAGATGAAGAGCGATGTGCCGGATCAGCCAATGGTGTTTTTGAAGCCGTCCACAGCGATTATCCGTTCCGGAGGCGTTGTTGTTCTACCACAGCAGTCGCAGGACGTTCACCATGAGGTCGAGCTGGTGGCCGTGATCGGGGAGGGCGGGCGTAATATCCCGAGGGACGAGGCCCTCCACCACGTGGCCGCGTACGCCGTTGGACTCGACATGACTGCGCGCGACATTCAGAGCGTGGCAAAGGCTAACCGGCATCCGTGGTCTGTCGCCAAGGGCTTCGACACATTCGCGCCGCTCGGACCGCTGACGCCGGCGGATCAGATTGGAGACCCGCAGGATCTATCGATTTCGGTAGAGGTAAGCGGCGAGACGAGACAGTCCGGCGAAACCAAGGACATGATCTTTCCCGTTGCTGAGTTGATCCATTACACATCGACCATCTTCACTCTGGAGCCGGGGGACTTGATTTACACCGGGACACCGGATGGCGTCGGTCCTGTGGAGGACGGAGACGTCATCGAGGCTCGGCTCACCGGTTGTTCTCCGCTTCTCGTTCGCGTGGCACGCCAGGCCGACTAA
- a CDS encoding formylglycine-generating enzyme family protein, which translates to MASKGLARCDRRARRIPLLPLLCDPMYPVQIFLTIGFLLTALPAMGQATSADDGMVRIDDGYHTPLYKTPSEFDSVQVDAFWLARYPVTNAEYLAFVKANPEWQRSRVKALFADEGYLRHWAGDVMLGPEAPPEHPVVYVSWFAAMAYARWQGQRLPTTTEWEYAARASETHRNGYSDPGFKARVLAHATSNQSLRDVDRATANVLGVHGMHDLGWEWVEDFNTQVINGDSRYNTAFDKERFCGSGALDATELEDYAAFLRFSVRTSLKATDTMARLSFRLAADAPDTVRSVAQ; encoded by the coding sequence ATGGCTTCCAAAGGGCTCGCCCGCTGCGATCGGCGGGCCCGGCGGATCCCCCTCCTCCCTTTACTCTGCGATCCAATGTACCCCGTCCAGATCTTCCTCACCATTGGCTTCCTGCTGACCGCCCTTCCGGCGATGGGGCAGGCTACGTCAGCCGATGACGGCATGGTGCGGATTGATGACGGCTATCACACGCCGCTCTACAAGACGCCCTCAGAATTCGACTCGGTTCAGGTCGACGCATTTTGGCTGGCTCGCTATCCCGTGACCAATGCGGAATACCTGGCCTTCGTGAAAGCGAACCCTGAGTGGCAACGCTCCCGTGTGAAGGCGCTTTTCGCGGATGAAGGCTACCTGCGCCACTGGGCCGGCGATGTAATGCTCGGCCCCGAAGCTCCTCCCGAACATCCCGTCGTGTACGTGTCCTGGTTTGCCGCAATGGCGTACGCACGCTGGCAGGGGCAACGCCTGCCGACGACGACCGAATGGGAGTACGCCGCACGAGCGAGTGAGACCCACCGCAATGGCTACTCCGACCCCGGCTTCAAAGCCCGAGTGCTGGCCCATGCCACGAGCAATCAGTCGCTTCGCGACGTAGACAGGGCCACGGCCAACGTCTTGGGCGTCCACGGAATGCACGATCTCGGGTGGGAGTGGGTCGAGGACTTCAATACGCAGGTCATCAATGGGGACTCGCGCTACAACACGGCCTTTGACAAGGAGCGATTTTGCGGCAGCGGTGCGCTTGACGCCACCGAACTTGAGGATTACGCCGCCTTCCTCCGCTTCTCTGTGCGCACCAGCCTGAAGGCAACCGACACCATGGCCCGCTTGAGCTTTCGATTGGCCGCTGATGCACCAGATACGGTCCGCTCCGTGGCCCAATGA
- a CDS encoding SCO family protein, whose protein sequence is MKQLLAVPLILLILVGTTFPATATTHPDSTGLPETSIYQLTSTWTTQDEATVQLKNFRGRPQLIAIVYTHCGYACPMIVQNMKRVLGTLSDPERAQVGRILVTMDPERDTPKRLREFATTHDLDLADWTLLRSTDTDVRELSAVLGVRYQQEASGMFSHSSIITVVDADGVIVHQQPAINRGIQASSDALRQLLNAAPQ, encoded by the coding sequence ATGAAACAATTACTCGCTGTCCCGCTGATACTGCTGATTCTCGTGGGCACCACCTTTCCCGCGACGGCAACCACGCATCCTGATTCCACCGGGCTCCCGGAGACGTCGATCTACCAGCTGACGTCCACCTGGACGACCCAGGATGAAGCGACCGTTCAGCTCAAAAATTTCCGCGGGCGTCCGCAGCTCATCGCCATCGTGTATACCCACTGCGGCTATGCTTGCCCGATGATCGTGCAGAACATGAAGCGGGTCCTCGGAACGCTGTCCGATCCGGAGCGCGCTCAAGTGGGCCGCATCCTGGTGACAATGGACCCCGAGCGTGATACCCCCAAACGACTGCGCGAATTCGCAACGACGCACGATCTGGACCTCGCGGATTGGACGCTCCTCCGCAGCACGGACACGGACGTACGCGAGCTCTCCGCTGTTCTCGGCGTGCGCTACCAGCAAGAAGCCAGCGGCATGTTCTCCCATTCCTCCATCATTACGGTCGTAGACGCTGACGGCGTCATCGTTCATCAACAACCGGCCATTAACAGAGGGATTCAGGCTTCGTCGGACGCTCTGCGCCAACTCCTGAACGCCGCCCCCCAATAG
- a CDS encoding M90 family metallopeptidase — protein MQILGPSTLIWGVLMAGVAGGTLAVIGAQATPYGPWPGIVIGGLVLLLALRRPIRRWRVSKKSVPHDTQQWLATHIPLYQKLDAEGRARFERDVQFVLDEYSFEGVQSVDVSTELRLGVAAGVACLLHGRPEWELPGTTSFLFYPDRFDDDYYGGDYASYDGMAHEQGPTILTASSVELSWDSPDDGDNVVLHELAHHFDFDNINADGVPSLVAPESAEAWQSLVKQEMRKVRHGTSILRPYAAEAPSEFFAVATEVFFEQPHRMHDHHTDLFEALCAFYQIDPRTGRAPTSSNEDVVVSG, from the coding sequence ATGCAAATCTTAGGTCCGAGCACATTGATCTGGGGAGTTCTGATGGCCGGTGTGGCCGGAGGGACGCTGGCGGTCATAGGTGCCCAGGCGACGCCGTACGGACCGTGGCCCGGTATCGTAATTGGAGGTCTGGTGCTTCTTCTGGCATTACGGCGACCGATTCGGCGATGGCGGGTCAGTAAGAAATCGGTGCCGCACGACACGCAGCAGTGGTTGGCTACACACATCCCGCTCTACCAAAAGCTCGATGCGGAAGGTCGAGCGCGATTCGAGCGTGACGTTCAGTTCGTCCTCGACGAATACTCGTTCGAAGGCGTACAGTCTGTCGATGTGTCGACCGAACTTCGCCTCGGTGTTGCGGCCGGGGTCGCCTGCCTGCTCCACGGTCGGCCCGAGTGGGAGTTGCCGGGCACGACGAGCTTCCTGTTCTACCCCGACCGATTTGACGACGACTACTACGGCGGCGACTACGCCAGCTACGACGGCATGGCGCACGAGCAGGGCCCTACGATTCTGACAGCGTCATCTGTCGAACTAAGCTGGGACTCGCCCGATGACGGCGACAATGTGGTACTTCACGAGCTCGCCCATCATTTTGATTTCGACAACATCAACGCGGACGGCGTGCCGTCGCTCGTTGCTCCGGAGTCGGCGGAGGCGTGGCAGTCGCTGGTCAAACAGGAGATGCGGAAGGTTCGGCACGGTACGTCGATCTTACGACCGTACGCAGCGGAGGCGCCGTCCGAGTTCTTCGCTGTCGCGACGGAGGTCTTTTTCGAGCAGCCGCACCGCATGCACGACCATCACACCGATCTTTTCGAGGCACTCTGCGCATTTTATCAAATCGATCCGCGAACGGGCCGTGCGCCGACCTCGAGCAACGAGGATGTCGTCGTTTCGGGATAA
- a CDS encoding peptidylprolyl isomerase: MNNLRQNTGVVLWILVFSFGVIWVLQDSQAFDAIGAQPRDIAVVNGEAIPYQEYQQTLEQLRERAREQSDGELTQAQRDQLEEQAYDQLVTSRLLEQEMERLGITVTNAELLDMVYGENPHPIIRQQFADSTGEINYQLLNNFAQNPEAKATWAQIENYMREQRRQQKMSNIVQATVHVSDADVKNYYERQNTNADIRYVLQRYASVPNDSVNVSDADLEAYYDENKEDFSRERTYTIQYVQQEKLATEQDTQLVRDDLRRLKEEFAAADDDSTFLQINASAQDYSKEYRTPDQMPSGVASAIYENLEPGTVVGPIFANNAGHLLKIKDTRPADQTYVHASHILLRVGESAGDETVAEIRSRIEALQDSLNQGASFADLAKRHSADGSASRGGDLGWFTRDRMVEPFANAAFGAEAGEVVGPVRTRFGFHLIKVQQKTSEAVQYADMAYSLDPSPATLNDFQAKLEDIAYFSEDGGDFEEEAQNAGYDVRTVQVEEDARNIPGVGRSASLMRFLSEADEGQISNVYELDDKFILAKVTGITEEGYRPFEDVKNEIRPRVLTQKKKDIVLGQMRSAMNGANLDALASALGTRVRTKTGLNFGTRRVAGLGNDRSIIGVAFGLDVGATSGVMEGENAAYVVNVTNRTEPAELTEEKREQIRQQLLAQEQRQIAQQYISGLRENAEITDNRSKLLN, encoded by the coding sequence ATGAATAATCTCCGGCAAAACACCGGAGTCGTATTGTGGATTCTCGTATTCTCTTTCGGCGTCATCTGGGTTCTGCAGGACTCGCAGGCCTTCGATGCGATCGGGGCACAGCCGCGCGACATTGCTGTCGTCAACGGTGAAGCTATTCCCTATCAGGAGTATCAGCAAACACTCGAACAGCTGCGTGAACGCGCCCGGGAGCAGTCGGACGGTGAGCTGACACAGGCTCAGCGCGACCAGCTCGAAGAACAGGCGTACGACCAGTTGGTGACGAGCAGGCTCCTCGAACAGGAAATGGAGCGCCTCGGCATCACGGTGACGAACGCGGAGCTGTTGGACATGGTCTATGGGGAAAACCCACATCCGATCATCCGCCAGCAGTTCGCGGACTCCACGGGCGAAATCAATTACCAGTTGCTGAACAACTTCGCGCAGAATCCGGAGGCGAAAGCCACATGGGCTCAGATTGAGAACTACATGCGCGAGCAGCGTCGTCAGCAGAAGATGAGCAACATCGTGCAGGCGACGGTTCACGTGTCCGACGCCGATGTCAAGAACTACTATGAGCGTCAGAACACGAACGCAGACATCCGCTACGTGCTACAGCGGTACGCTTCGGTGCCAAACGACAGCGTGAACGTGAGCGACGCTGATCTTGAGGCCTATTACGACGAGAATAAGGAGGACTTCTCGCGCGAGCGCACCTATACGATTCAATACGTGCAGCAGGAGAAGCTCGCGACGGAGCAGGACACCCAGCTCGTCCGTGACGACCTTCGTCGCCTGAAGGAGGAGTTCGCTGCTGCGGATGACGACTCGACGTTCCTGCAGATCAACGCCTCGGCACAGGACTACTCGAAAGAGTACCGTACGCCGGATCAAATGCCGAGCGGTGTTGCATCTGCCATTTACGAAAATCTGGAGCCCGGAACGGTCGTAGGGCCGATCTTCGCCAACAACGCGGGTCACCTTCTCAAGATTAAGGACACGCGCCCAGCGGACCAGACGTACGTCCACGCCAGTCACATTCTTCTACGCGTTGGTGAATCCGCCGGCGACGAAACCGTTGCGGAAATTCGCTCGCGTATCGAAGCGCTTCAGGATAGCCTAAATCAGGGCGCCTCGTTCGCCGACCTCGCCAAACGCCACTCGGCCGATGGATCTGCCTCCCGAGGGGGTGATCTCGGATGGTTCACGCGGGATCGCATGGTCGAGCCGTTCGCTAACGCGGCCTTTGGTGCTGAGGCCGGCGAGGTTGTCGGCCCGGTCCGCACCCGGTTCGGTTTCCACCTGATCAAGGTCCAGCAGAAGACGTCGGAGGCCGTTCAGTACGCCGACATGGCCTACAGCCTCGACCCGAGCCCCGCGACGCTCAACGACTTTCAGGCGAAGCTTGAGGACATCGCGTACTTCTCTGAAGACGGCGGTGACTTCGAAGAAGAAGCCCAGAATGCCGGATACGACGTCCGGACGGTTCAGGTCGAAGAGGACGCCCGCAATATCCCGGGTGTCGGCAGAAGCGCTTCGCTCATGCGGTTCCTCTCCGAAGCGGATGAAGGCCAGATCAGCAACGTGTACGAGCTGGACGACAAGTTCATCCTCGCGAAGGTGACCGGTATCACTGAGGAAGGGTACCGCCCGTTCGAGGACGTTAAGAATGAAATCCGCCCGCGCGTTCTGACGCAGAAGAAGAAGGACATCGTTCTCGGCCAGATGCGCAGCGCTATGAACGGGGCGAACCTCGACGCACTCGCCAGTGCTCTCGGCACGCGAGTACGGACGAAGACGGGACTGAACTTCGGCACACGGCGCGTCGCCGGTCTCGGCAACGATCGTTCGATCATCGGTGTGGCCTTCGGCCTCGATGTCGGCGCCACGTCGGGCGTCATGGAAGGAGAAAACGCCGCGTACGTGGTCAACGTGACGAATCGAACGGAACCAGCCGAACTCACGGAAGAGAAGCGGGAGCAGATCCGCCAACAGCTTCTCGCCCAGGAGCAGCGCCAGATTGCCCAGCAGTACATCTCGGGCCTGCGTGAGAATGCAGAGATCACCGACAACCGATCCAAGCTTCTCAATTAA
- a CDS encoding plastocyanin/azurin family copper-binding protein — translation MRTILRSLFVLFLLAGLTALGAQTTLAYDTDPEPIRVVIEPDGNQMLFAQDEFTAKAGQEITLVFKNTATSPAMVHNVVILNDNDDATINRVGQAALTASDNEYVPEDDAIIGATALAKPGETVEVTFTAPSEPGKYSYVCTFPGHYSMMRGTLTIQ, via the coding sequence ATGCGTACCATTCTCCGCTCTCTTTTCGTTCTCTTTCTTCTCGCCGGCCTCACAGCACTCGGCGCCCAGACCACGCTCGCGTATGATACCGACCCGGAGCCGATCCGCGTCGTCATTGAGCCGGACGGCAACCAGATGCTCTTCGCACAAGACGAGTTCACGGCCAAAGCCGGTCAGGAAATCACGCTTGTGTTCAAGAACACGGCGACCAGCCCGGCAATGGTGCACAACGTCGTGATCCTGAATGACAACGATGACGCGACCATCAATCGAGTCGGCCAGGCCGCCCTGACCGCAAGCGATAACGAATACGTTCCAGAAGACGATGCCATCATCGGAGCCACCGCTCTTGCGAAGCCAGGTGAAACAGTAGAAGTCACCTTCACGGCTCCGTCCGAGCCGGGCAAGTATTCATACGTCTGCACATTCCCGGGACACTACTCCATGATGCGCGGCACGCTGACGATTCAGTAA
- a CDS encoding RrF2 family transcriptional regulator, giving the protein MLLSKACEYGLRSTLYLASLDEDGYVSIGTISDKLDISFAFLTKIFQQLNEAGLLKSHRGPSGGVAFTKPTDEISLYEIVVAIDGEDLFEECVLGLPGCGHEKPCPIHDRWATERSRLERLFKRNTLDDMASQIKNFDVRLVPTVT; this is encoded by the coding sequence ATGCTCCTCTCGAAGGCATGTGAATATGGTCTCCGTTCCACGCTTTATCTGGCTTCTCTCGACGAAGACGGGTACGTCTCCATCGGCACGATCAGCGACAAGCTCGACATCTCGTTTGCGTTCCTGACGAAGATCTTCCAGCAACTCAACGAAGCGGGTCTTCTGAAGTCACATCGTGGGCCGAGCGGGGGCGTGGCGTTTACGAAGCCGACCGACGAGATCTCGTTGTATGAGATTGTCGTGGCGATTGACGGTGAGGATCTCTTCGAGGAGTGCGTACTGGGTCTTCCCGGCTGTGGTCATGAGAAACCGTGTCCGATTCATGACCGGTGGGCAACGGAGCGATCGCGGTTGGAACGTTTGTTCAAGCGCAACACATTGGATGACATGGCCTCTCAAATAAAAAACTTCGACGTTCGGCTGGTCCCAACCGTCACCTGA
- a CDS encoding threonine aldolase family protein encodes MIDLRSDTVTRPTPAMREAMANAEVGDDVYGEDPTINRLQDRCAELFGVDATLFVPSGTMANQICLHVLTDPGDEVILDRSSHVFNYESGASGMISGVQLNPIDTSDGRLSTDDVEAAIRPDMPVYARSRVVSIENTANKAGGVVYDLNRIHDIAAVVRAHRLRFHLDGARLWNASVALDVPVHSLVKPFDIAWAAFSKGIGAPVGSIIAGSQDLINAARTVRKQLGGGMRQSGVLAAAALVGLDGYRERLARDHANARRIADTVSDLDAFDLDLERVQTNIIIFDVHDGTAESVIEKLARHDVHVTPFGPQTVRITLHRDISDADVNATMDALKAEFA; translated from the coding sequence ATGATCGATCTGCGCAGTGACACCGTGACCCGTCCCACCCCGGCCATGCGCGAGGCCATGGCGAATGCTGAGGTGGGCGATGACGTGTATGGCGAGGACCCAACGATCAATCGGCTGCAGGACCGTTGCGCAGAACTCTTCGGCGTCGATGCAACCCTGTTCGTGCCGAGTGGCACGATGGCGAACCAAATTTGTCTCCACGTCCTTACGGACCCGGGCGACGAGGTCATTCTCGACCGGTCAAGCCACGTGTTCAACTACGAGTCAGGCGCGAGTGGCATGATCTCCGGCGTACAGCTGAACCCAATCGATACGTCCGACGGTCGCCTTTCAACGGATGATGTCGAAGCGGCCATCCGACCGGACATGCCGGTGTACGCTCGATCTCGCGTCGTCAGTATCGAGAACACGGCGAACAAGGCCGGCGGCGTGGTCTACGACCTCAACCGCATTCATGATATCGCAGCCGTCGTTCGTGCTCATCGGCTTCGATTTCACCTCGACGGTGCACGTCTCTGGAATGCCTCAGTTGCGCTGGACGTCCCGGTGCACTCCCTCGTGAAGCCATTTGACATCGCCTGGGCTGCCTTCTCGAAGGGCATCGGCGCGCCCGTCGGATCGATCATAGCCGGTTCTCAGGACTTGATCAACGCCGCCCGTACCGTGCGCAAGCAACTCGGTGGGGGCATGCGTCAGTCGGGCGTCCTGGCGGCTGCCGCTCTGGTGGGACTAGATGGATACCGCGAACGGCTTGCTCGAGATCACGCGAACGCGCGTCGCATCGCCGATACCGTTTCAGACTTAGACGCGTTTGACCTCGACCTCGAACGCGTGCAGACGAACATCATCATCTTCGACGTTCACGACGGGACGGCCGAGTCGGTCATCGAGAAGCTTGCACGTCATGACGTCCACGTCACTCCGTTTGGCCCGCAGACCGTCCGCATCACGCTCCATCGAGACATCTCGGACGCCGACGTCAATGCGACGATGGATGCGTTGAAAGCGGAGTTTGCTTGA